The Andrena cerasifolii isolate SP2316 chromosome 14, iyAndCera1_principal, whole genome shotgun sequence genome contains the following window.
GACTGCACTGTTACCAAACGTTAACTGGTATTAAATTCATTGTCGTAGCAGAGCCTACGCAGAGTGgaatagaaattttattaaagagAGTGTACGAACTATACGCAGACTATGCTCTGAAGAACCCTTTTTATTCGTTGGAAATGCCCATCAGATGCGAACTGTTTGAGACCAATTTGCAAACTTTATTGGAGAACGTTGAAAAATCTGGCGCTGCCACTGTTTGATGACCAGTGGCTTTACTAacgttaattttcatttaacgagtgaaacggagaTGAAAGGGGCTTTGTATATAACTGCTGATGAAACGAGATAAAGTTTATCTCGTTCTTATGGACCATAGGGTGTAAAATAAGATAAGCGTATCTTCAACTGTAAATGATAGCGATTATAAGTGGTTTAGATGTTCATTTATACTTAATAGAACAGTTTATTAAAgagcgttaaaaaaatataccacaATCAAATAGATTTTCTGATGAAATCTCCATTAACCCTAATTATTTTTTCTGTTCCGACTGTTTTGTCATTTCTTCCGTCTTCTTTACAAAACTGAACACGTCGTCAGCCAAAAGCCGAGGTTCCTCGAAAGCCGCGAAGTGTCCCCCGCGTAGCATGTAATTATACTGAATTATATTATGGAATTTGCTTGCCAGTATACTTTTTGGCTGGGCAAGTAACTCGTGAGGGAACATAGCGCAACCTGTGGGTACTTTAATAGGCAGtctgaaacaagtaaaacgaataatatagAAAACATAAAGAACATCACTTATTATTAACTTACTCTTCAATTTTCAAAGCTCTGTACGCTGAGTTTGTGGATTCGGCGTATAGACGAGCACTGGTCGTAAAGCTGTTGGTCACCCAGTATACCATTACGTTATCAAGGAGTTCGTCTATCGTATACTTCTCTAATATCCCGCCATCATCGCGGTCTCTGTATGCTTTGTTCGTCCATGTACTGAACTTTTCTATGATATACGCTGCCAGACCGTCTGGAGAGGATGCCAATGCAGCTCCTAACATGTACAGAGTTTTACGAGTTCATAAAGTGTTGTTGCACGTTCGGTTTCATTCGATTTCCCATGACttgcaaatgaaagaaattttacCTATGGTATCTGGCTTCGTAGCTTGTATATGAAAGTAACCAGTTTCTTCGATTAAAGTTTTTATAGCAGTACTCAGAGGATAGAACTTTGAATAGTGCTCGCTCTCAACAATCAAGGCGGGAATGTAACTTCCAACGATCCCCCAAAATAAGCTACTTGGTCGATTGAAGTTACACATGTTAAGATGCACACCAATCACTCTGAAAGCAGAAAGTATCAGCATATATATATGTTCGTGGCGTTCTCTGGATGCGAATTTGTTTCACCCACTTTTCTGGGAAAAGACTGGCCAGATTTGAAGAAACGAGTGATCCCCAGTCTCCtccttgtaaataaaatttctcgaatCCTAGTCTATGCATGAGGTTCTTAAATATCACTGCAATCTGTATAAGGAGTAAAAGTTTCATGAAACGAGAAACAGTAAGCATTTAAAGAAGAATGTTTTTTTGAACTGTACCTGAGCAGCTCCCATTCCTGGACGAACGGCTCCTTCCGAGAACCCATATCCAGGGAGCGATGGTACGATCAGCTCGAATACAAAATCATGATTTGGCGAGGGTGTTGTCAGCATGGGtattattttctgaaattcgACTACGGACCCAGGCCATCCATGTATTATCATTAAAGGCAGAACTTTCAACTTTCTGTCCTTTGGGAGATTTGTTGGTCGGACATGGTAAAAGTGGATATCCAGACCTGAAATTTTGTGTGCTTACAATCAACTTGGACAATTATAAGTTAGTGCTATTTAATAGCACGCGTTATCACCTTGGATAGTTGTTTTAAATTGAGGATATTTGTTTAGCAGTGCCTGTCTCTCTGTCCAATTATATTTGCTTGTCCAGTAATCAAGTATCGTATTAAGGTACTTTGTAGAGATACCGTAAGTCCATGCTGTGTCTTCTAGTGGCTCTGTGTATGTTCTTCTATGTGTAATACGATATTTCAGATCCTCCACAACCTTTAAGACAAGTTAAACCTGTTAAATTAGTAATTTACATATACCGAGCAAACATCGCTTAATTTACTACCCACCGATTGTGGAACATCGATTTTAAACGGCCGTATTTCGGTGGACTCCTTTCCATTGTTTTTCGAGCCCCAATTTGTTTCCGGTAAAATTGGTACCTCGAGATTGCTCGAGCAGCATCTAAATGAAGTATTATTGCATCTTTTTTATAATACGAGTATCGATACGAAGAACACGAAAAATAAAGTTTACGTAACCAAGTTTGAATTTCGATTATCTGTTATTTTAAGCGTTAATATTGCGATAGATAAAAATATTCCGTAGGTATGTAACCGTGCCGAATGGAGGTTTGTGATACCGgtttatcattaaaaataatacagCATTTC
Protein-coding sequences here:
- the LOC143376669 gene encoding juvenile hormone epoxide hydrolase 1, which codes for MLKVAVVLALLASGIALYLRCCSSNLEVPILPETNWGSKNNGKESTEIRPFKIDVPQSVVEDLKYRITHRRTYTEPLEDTAWTYGISTKYLNTILDYWTSKYNWTERQALLNKYPQFKTTIQGLDIHFYHVRPTNLPKDRKLKVLPLMIIHGWPGSVVEFQKIIPMLTTPSPNHDFVFELIVPSLPGYGFSEGAVRPGMGAAQIAVIFKNLMHRLGFEKFYLQGGDWGSLVSSNLASLFPEKVIGVHLNMCNFNRPSSLFWGIVGSYIPALIVESEHYSKFYPLSTAIKTLIEETGYFHIQATKPDTIGAALASSPDGLAAYIIEKFSTWTNKAYRDRDDGGILEKYTIDELLDNVMVYWVTNSFTTSARLYAESTNSAYRALKIEELPIKVPTGCAMFPHELLAQPKSILASKFHNIIQYNYMLRGGHFAAFEEPRLLADDVFSFVKKTEEMTKQSEQKK